A region from the Leptolyngbya sp. 'hensonii' genome encodes:
- a CDS encoding anti-sigma regulatory factor translates to MLQQDHLTVCSDLAVLTQVQTWFEQFCSRSVQRFSWPENQLYKLNLALAEGFTNAVRHAHQELPPETVIEIDLFLWEDRLEIQIWDQGKPFNPEVLEEPKLGTLRQGGYGWFLLRRLADRVVYERQGVKNCLLIVKYLLPQSPLPDQGPG, encoded by the coding sequence ATGTTGCAGCAGGACCATCTGACAGTTTGCAGCGACTTAGCTGTTCTGACTCAAGTACAGACATGGTTTGAACAGTTCTGCAGTCGATCCGTCCAGCGATTCTCCTGGCCGGAAAATCAGCTCTACAAGTTAAATCTGGCTCTGGCAGAAGGCTTTACCAATGCCGTCCGGCATGCCCATCAGGAGCTTCCCCCAGAGACGGTAATCGAAATTGACCTCTTCCTGTGGGAGGATCGCCTTGAAATCCAAATCTGGGACCAGGGCAAACCCTTCAACCCGGAGGTCCTGGAAGAGCCCAAATTAGGCACTCTCCGTCAGGGTGGGTATGGTTGGTTTCTTCTGAGACGACTGGCCGATCGGGTGGTGTATGAACGGCAGGGGGTTAAAAACTGTCTGCTGATCGTGAAATATCTTTTACCCCAATCTCCATTACCCGATCAAGGCCCTGGCTAG
- a CDS encoding translation initiation factor, which yields MAANRKDSDSKKTGDRIVYSEFGLPNPAALERATPDLPPAQQNLRVQATRKGRGGKTVTVITGFQAKAETLSSLLKQLKAQCGAGGTVRENEIEIQGDHAQKLVQLLVQLGYKAKVSGG from the coding sequence ATGGCTGCTAACCGTAAGGATTCTGATTCCAAGAAAACGGGCGATCGGATCGTTTACTCCGAATTTGGATTACCCAATCCAGCAGCTCTGGAACGGGCCACTCCCGATCTGCCTCCAGCGCAACAAAATCTGCGGGTGCAGGCTACCCGCAAGGGACGGGGGGGTAAAACAGTCACGGTCATTACTGGATTTCAAGCGAAGGCAGAAACCCTCTCATCCCTGCTGAAGCAGTTGAAAGCCCAATGTGGTGCTGGGGGAACGGTGCGGGAGAATGAGATTGAGATTCAGGGTGATCACGCCCAAAAGCTGGTCCAACTCCTAGTGCAACTGGGTTACAAGGCCAAGGTCAGTGGGGGCTGA
- the trpB gene encoding tryptophan synthase subunit beta, whose translation MTTTPLPSNPPSNPDALTHQPDALGRFGKFGGKYVPETLMPALSELEAAFHRHIQDSAFQAELQGLLRDYVGRPSPLYFAERITAHYARPDGSGPQIYLKREDLNHTGAHKINNALAQVLLAKRMGKQRIIAETGAGQHGVATATVCARFGLNCIIYMGIHDMERQALNVFRMRLMGAEVRPVEAGTGTLKDATSEAIRDWVTNVETTHYILGSVAGPHPYPMLVRDFQAIIGQETRAQCQEKWGGLPDILLACVGGGSNAMGLFHEFVPEPTVRLIGIEAAGEGVETEKHAATLTKGRIGVLHGAMSYLLQDEEGQVIEPHSISAGLDYPGVGPEHSYLKDIGRAEYYAVTDRQALEGLQRLSQLEGIIPALETAHAIAYLETLCPQLVGNPRIVINCSGRGDKDVQTVAKFMQAEQG comes from the coding sequence GTGACCACAACCCCCCTTCCCTCCAACCCTCCCTCCAACCCCGATGCACTAACCCATCAACCTGATGCCCTGGGGCGATTCGGGAAATTCGGCGGGAAGTACGTCCCTGAAACCCTGATGCCAGCCCTGAGTGAACTGGAAGCAGCGTTTCATCGACACATTCAAGACTCGGCGTTTCAAGCAGAACTGCAGGGTCTTCTGCGGGATTATGTGGGACGGCCCAGTCCGCTCTACTTTGCCGAGCGTATAACCGCCCACTATGCCCGTCCGGATGGCAGCGGTCCCCAGATTTATCTGAAACGGGAAGATTTGAACCATACTGGTGCCCACAAGATCAACAATGCCTTGGCCCAGGTGTTACTGGCCAAACGAATGGGAAAGCAGCGCATCATCGCTGAAACTGGAGCCGGACAACATGGTGTCGCCACAGCGACGGTTTGCGCCCGGTTTGGGCTGAACTGCATCATTTATATGGGCATCCATGATATGGAACGACAGGCCCTGAATGTCTTTCGCATGCGCCTTATGGGAGCAGAAGTCCGTCCCGTCGAAGCTGGCACAGGCACCCTCAAGGATGCCACCTCCGAAGCCATCCGCGATTGGGTCACAAACGTCGAAACCACCCATTACATCCTGGGCTCCGTAGCGGGTCCCCATCCCTACCCAATGCTAGTGCGAGATTTTCAGGCGATTATTGGTCAGGAAACTCGGGCCCAGTGCCAGGAAAAATGGGGGGGCCTGCCTGATATCCTGCTGGCCTGTGTGGGCGGTGGTTCCAACGCCATGGGCCTGTTCCATGAATTTGTGCCTGAACCCACCGTCCGCCTGATTGGAATTGAGGCCGCTGGCGAAGGAGTGGAGACGGAAAAACATGCCGCCACCCTGACCAAGGGCCGAATTGGTGTCCTCCACGGAGCCATGAGCTACCTGCTTCAAGATGAAGAAGGACAGGTGATTGAACCCCATTCCATCAGTGCAGGTCTAGATTACCCTGGAGTGGGGCCAGAGCACAGCTACCTAAAAGACATTGGCCGGGCCGAATACTATGCCGTCACCGATCGCCAGGCCCTGGAAGGCTTACAACGACTCTCCCAGCTAGAGGGCATTATCCCAGCCCTGGAAACCGCCCATGCGATCGCCTATCTGGAAACCCTCTGCCCCCAACTGGTCGGCAATCCCCGGATTGTGATCAACTGCTCGGGCCGGGGAGACAAAGACGTGCAGACGGTGGCCAAATTCATGCAGGCTGAGCAAGGGTAA
- the tsaB gene encoding tRNA (adenosine(37)-N6)-threonylcarbamoyltransferase complex dimerization subunit type 1 TsaB gives MYALALHTTSPQLGLAISDFEGESRQQIWDLGRDLSTHLHLCLQEFLPPQLWQDLVFLAVAKGPGSFTSTRIGVVTARTLAQQLNIPLFAVSSLEALAWSARSLPGDIVVEMAAQRQEVFGAAYRLDPDRGLLMPLLPETALPIEIWQQKLESWPDPYHRLQAEVNLGASAQAVLEIAHAQWRQGDRPDWSNALPFYGQHPVPQA, from the coding sequence ATGTACGCTCTGGCTCTGCATACTACCAGCCCGCAGTTGGGTTTGGCCATCAGTGATTTTGAGGGAGAGTCCCGCCAGCAGATTTGGGATTTGGGGCGAGATTTGTCCACCCACCTGCACCTTTGCCTGCAGGAATTCCTGCCCCCTCAGCTCTGGCAGGATCTGGTTTTTCTGGCTGTGGCCAAAGGTCCAGGGAGTTTCACCAGTACCCGCATCGGTGTTGTGACTGCCCGCACCCTGGCCCAGCAACTGAACATCCCCTTGTTTGCTGTCTCGTCCTTGGAAGCCCTGGCTTGGTCGGCCCGATCGCTGCCAGGGGACATTGTGGTTGAGATGGCGGCTCAGCGACAGGAGGTGTTTGGGGCCGCCTACCGGCTGGACCCTGACCGGGGCTTGCTGATGCCCCTCCTGCCGGAGACAGCCCTGCCGATCGAGATCTGGCAGCAAAAACTGGAATCCTGGCCTGACCCCTATCACCGGCTTCAGGCTGAGGTCAATCTGGGCGCGTCAGCCCAGGCGGTCTTGGAGATTGCCCATGCCCAATGGAGGCAGGGCGATCGCCCTGACTGGAGCAATGCCCTGCCTTTTTATGGCCAACATCCTGTTCCCCAGGCATAG
- a CDS encoding Ycf34 family protein, whose translation MCICINCEYVDRCMTYHAVETQHQQPHLTDSPDFEPVEPTINVNIRSFQDEIQMEWDVVGCLSFKAEMGKWARLRPGELLPT comes from the coding sequence ATGTGCATTTGTATCAATTGTGAATATGTCGATCGTTGCATGACCTACCATGCGGTAGAAACTCAGCATCAGCAGCCCCATTTGACAGACTCTCCCGATTTTGAACCGGTGGAACCCACCATCAATGTGAATATTCGTTCCTTTCAAGATGAGATTCAGATGGAGTGGGATGTGGTCGGTTGTCTCAGCTTTAAAGCAGAGATGGGGAAATGGGCTCGGCTGAGGCCCGGTGAACTGCTTCCTACCTGA
- a CDS encoding CCA tRNA nucleotidyltransferase — MTLSAVLSPQTWPFNLKWLPHPTFLVGGSVRDALLERQSAHLDLDFVMPEGSVETARAIARHYKAGFVLLDTERQIARVVFDHATADFAQQVGPTLEMDLQRRDFTVNAIAYNPHTDQLIDPLQGYADLQQGRLRMIALDNLEEDPLRLLRAYRQAAQLNFSLEAGTQAAIRQLAPLLGRVAAERVQAELSYLFSTPKGTPWITAAWKDGLLNSWFPSATASSLSLLAAIERAAVILAETCPGFEGELSRWIRDKSSDRQPGPKAKLTGGSRRTWLSTAKLISLVSSTPPMAETELAPLKYSRAEIQAVTTILKFLPQIKQVVAQPDGDSCAIRRQQYHLFQGVGVGFPALAVVAVADGVPVAGIMPLIHRFLTPHDPVAHTPSLLTGQDLMTTLHLSAGPKIGQLLAEIQLAQAEGRISSRSEALELVTQLFFV; from the coding sequence TTGACCTTATCCGCTGTTCTTTCTCCCCAGACCTGGCCCTTCAACCTCAAATGGCTCCCCCACCCTACTTTCCTTGTCGGGGGAAGTGTGCGGGATGCGCTGTTAGAGCGGCAGTCGGCGCACCTGGATCTGGATTTTGTCATGCCGGAAGGGTCTGTGGAAACGGCCCGGGCGATCGCCCGTCACTATAAGGCTGGATTTGTCCTGCTGGATACGGAACGGCAAATTGCACGGGTTGTGTTCGACCATGCCACTGCAGATTTTGCCCAGCAGGTCGGGCCTACCCTAGAAATGGATCTGCAGCGACGGGATTTTACGGTGAATGCGATCGCCTATAATCCCCATACCGATCAGTTGATCGACCCCCTGCAGGGATATGCCGACTTGCAACAGGGACGGTTGCGCATGATCGCCCTGGACAATCTGGAGGAAGACCCTCTGCGCTTGCTGCGGGCTTACCGTCAGGCGGCCCAGCTTAATTTCAGTCTAGAAGCAGGCACCCAGGCCGCCATCCGCCAGCTAGCCCCCTTGCTAGGGCGAGTTGCCGCAGAACGGGTCCAGGCAGAGCTGAGCTACCTGTTCAGCACCCCTAAAGGAACCCCCTGGATTACCGCCGCATGGAAAGATGGCCTATTGAATTCCTGGTTTCCCAGCGCCACGGCCAGTAGTTTATCTTTGCTAGCTGCGATCGAACGAGCCGCTGTCATCCTGGCAGAAACCTGTCCAGGCTTTGAGGGGGAACTGTCCCGCTGGATTCGAGACAAGTCTAGCGATCGGCAACCCGGCCCCAAAGCCAAACTGACCGGTGGATCTCGACGCACCTGGCTCTCAACTGCTAAGTTAATCAGCCTGGTCTCCTCCACCCCCCCCATGGCTGAAACAGAACTTGCCCCCTTGAAATATAGTCGGGCCGAAATTCAGGCTGTGACCACCATTCTGAAGTTTTTACCTCAAATAAAACAGGTTGTAGCCCAGCCTGATGGCGATTCCTGTGCAATTCGACGGCAGCAATACCACCTGTTTCAGGGAGTCGGGGTTGGCTTTCCAGCTCTGGCCGTGGTAGCAGTAGCCGATGGCGTTCCTGTAGCAGGCATCATGCCTCTGATCCATCGGTTCCTCACCCCCCATGATCCTGTAGCCCATACCCCCTCCCTACTCACTGGCCAGGATTTGATGACGACCCTGCACCTGTCTGCAGGCCCCAAAATTGGTCAACTCCTGGCTGAGATCCAGTTGGCTCAGGCAGAGGGGCGCATCAGTTCCAGAAGTGAAGCCCTGGAACTTGTGACGCAGCTCTTTTTTGTGTGA
- a CDS encoding FAD-dependent oxidoreductase — VLEKSRGVGGRMATRRLQETWADHGVRYVDAQGAGLAGLIRVLLDRGILSLWTDRVYEFRPGWGLQPESDLYPRYVAPAGMTAIAKALATRLDVRLGCRVVKLIPGETWHLVWEGMAAEVGLEARAVVIAVPAPQAHGLLLPLIGLISTEILERLGSIGFAPCLSVMAGYPQERQAVLEQQNPTWRAITFPEDAELGWLGWDSSKRLSPGQPVLVVQSSTALAERHLETEDLEGVGRVLLGCAGDRLQLNWLNQPAWMQVHRWRYAFATQPLQQPCFSAESSPPLICCGDWCPGGLLGAALSSGMAAAHQISHELECLAIPDLDLEQMLEKLIL; from the coding sequence GTTCTGGAGAAGTCGCGGGGGGTGGGGGGCCGGATGGCGACCCGACGCCTGCAGGAAACCTGGGCGGATCATGGGGTGCGCTATGTCGATGCTCAGGGGGCTGGGCTGGCTGGCTTGATCCGGGTTCTGCTCGATCGGGGAATTCTGTCACTCTGGACAGATAGGGTTTATGAGTTTAGGCCGGGATGGGGCTTGCAGCCAGAATCAGACCTCTATCCTCGCTATGTTGCTCCTGCAGGGATGACGGCGATCGCGAAGGCTTTGGCTACGAGGCTGGATGTGCGGTTGGGCTGCCGTGTCGTGAAACTGATCCCTGGAGAAACCTGGCACCTGGTGTGGGAGGGGATGGCGGCAGAGGTTGGACTGGAGGCCAGGGCGGTTGTTATTGCGGTTCCTGCACCCCAGGCTCATGGGCTCCTGCTACCTCTGATAGGACTGATCTCGACGGAAATCCTGGAGCGGCTGGGCTCGATCGGGTTTGCTCCTTGTCTGAGTGTCATGGCGGGTTATCCGCAAGAGCGGCAGGCGGTCCTGGAGCAACAGAACCCTACCTGGCGGGCAATTACGTTCCCGGAAGATGCTGAATTGGGCTGGCTGGGTTGGGATAGCAGTAAGCGGCTCTCCCCAGGCCAACCGGTCTTGGTGGTGCAGAGTAGCACTGCCCTGGCAGAACGTCATCTGGAAACGGAGGATCTGGAAGGGGTGGGCCGAGTCTTGTTGGGTTGTGCAGGCGATCGCTTGCAGCTTAACTGGCTCAATCAGCCTGCCTGGATGCAGGTGCATCGCTGGCGCTATGCCTTTGCGACGCAGCCTTTGCAACAACCCTGCTTCTCTGCGGAGAGCAGCCCGCCTCTGATCTGCTGCGGCGATTGGTGCCCGGGGGGCTTGCTTGGAGCGGCCCTGTCCTCTGGAATGGCTGCTGCTCATCAGATCAGTCATGAGCTGGAATGCTTAGCAATACCTGATCTGGATCTGGAGCAAATGTTGGAAAAACTAATCTTATAA